AAACAACCGTGATTCCGGGAGTAGTGGCGAGCGAAACCGGATGAGGCCAAACCGTATGCGTGTGAGACCCGGCAGGGGTTGCGTATACGGGGTTGTGGGATCTCTCTTTCATGGTCTGCCGGCCGTGAGACGAGTCAGAAACCGTTGATGTAGGCGAAGGACATGCGAAAGGTCCGGCGTAGAGGGTAAGACCCCCGTAGTCGAAACGTCAGCGGCTCGTTTGAGAGACACCCAAGTAGCACGGGGCCCGAGAAATCCCGTGTGAATCTGGCGGGACCACCCGCTAAGCCTAAATATTCCCTGGTGACCGATAGCGGATAGTACCGTGAGGGAATGGTGAAAAGTACCCCGGGAGGGGAGTGAAATAGTACCTGAAACCGTGTGCCTACAAGCCGTGGGAGCGTCGGATGTCAAGCTTGCTTGATATCTCGTGACTGCGTGCCTTTTGAAGAATGAGCCTGCGAGTTTGCGGCGTGTTGCGAGGTTAACCCGGGTGGGGTAGCCGTAGCGAAAGCGAGTCCGAATAGGGCGGTTGAGTAGCACGCTCAAGACCCGAAGCGGAGTGATCTAGCCATGGGCAGGTTGAAGCGGAGGTAAGACTTCGTGGAGGACCGAACCCACCAGGGTTGAAAACCTGGGGGATGACCTGTGGTTAGGGGTGAAAGGCCAATCAAACTCCGTGATAGCTGGTTCTCCCCGAAATGCATTTAGGTGCAGCGTCGTGTGTTTCTTGCCGGAGGTAGAGCACTGGATAGGCGATGGGCCCTACCGGGTTACTGACCTTAGCCAAACTCCGAATGCCGGTAAGTGAGAGCGCGGCAGTGAGACTGTGGGGGATAAGCTCCATGGTCGAGAGGGAAACAGCCCAGAGCATCGACTAAGGCCCCTAAGCGTACGCTAAGTGGGAAAGGATGTGGAGTCGCAGAGACAACCAGGAGGTTGGCTTAGAAGCAGCCACCCTTGAAAGAGTGCGTAATAGCTCACTGGTCTAGTGATTCCGCGCCGACAATGTAGCGGGGCTCAAGCGTACCGCCGAAGTCGTGTCATTGCAGTAATACGGCCAACGCCGGCTGTGATGGGTAGGGGAGCGTCGTGTGCCGGGTGAAGCAGCACCGGAAGGTAGTTGTGGACGGTTCACGAGTGAGAATGCAGGCATGAGTAGCGATACAAACGTGAGAAACGTTTGCGCCGATTGACTAAGGGTTCCTGGGTCAAGCTGATCTGCCCAGGGTAAGTCGGGACCTAAGGCGAGGCCGACAGGCGTAGTCGATGGATAACCGGTTGATATTCCGGTACCCGCTGTGAAGCGTCAAACATCGAATCCAGTGATGCTAAGCCCGTGAAGCCGTTCCGGACCCTTCGGGGAAAGGAAAGTGGTGGAGCCGGTGACCCAAGTTGGTAGTAGGTGAGTGATGGGGTGACGCAGGAAGGTAGTCCATCCCGGGCGGTGGTTGTCCCGGGGTAAGGGTGTAGGACGTCAGGTAGGTAAATCCGCCTGACAATAGTCTGAGACCTGATGCCGAGCCGATTGTGGTGAAGTGGATGATCCTATGCTGTCGAGAAAAGCCTCTAGCGAGTTTCATGGCGGCCCGTACCCTAAACCGACTCAGGTGGTCAGGTAGAGAATACCGAGGCGTTCGGGTGAACTATGGTTAAGGAACTCGGCAAAATGCCCCCGTAACTTCGGGAGAAGGGGGGCCACGCCTGGTGAGAGGACTTGCTCCTCGAGCTGGGGGTGGCCGCAGAGACCAGCGAGAAGCGACTGTTTACTAAAAACACAGGTCCGTGCGAAGCCGTAAGGCGATGTATACGGACTGACGCCTGCCCGGTGCTGGAACGTTAAGGGGACCGGTTAGCTCCATTTCGGTGGGGCGAAGCTGAGAACTTAAGCGCCAGTAAACGGCGGTGGTAACTATAACCATCCTAAGGTAGCGAAATTCCTTGTCGGGTAAGTTCCGACCTGCACGAATGGCGTAACGACTTCTCGACTGTCTCAACCATAGGCCCGGTGAAATTGCACTACGAGTAAAGATGCTCGTTTCGCGCAGCAGGACGGAAAGACCCCGGGACCTTTACTACAGTTTGATATTGGTGTTCGGTTCGGCTTGTGTAGGATAGCTGGGAGACTGTGAAGCGCTAACGCCAGTTAGTGTGGAGTCGTCGTTGAAATACCAGTCTGGTCGTGCTGGATGTCTAACCTGGGTCCGTGATCCGGATCAGGGACAGTGTCTGATGGGTAGTTTAACTGGGGCGGTTGCCTCCTAAAGGGTAACGGAGGCGCCCAAAGGTTCCCTCAGCCTGGTTGGCAATCAGGTGTTGAGTGTAAGTGCACAAGGGAGCTTGACTGTGAGACCGACGGGTCGAGCAGGGACGAAAGTCGGGACTAGTGACCCGGCGGTGGCTTGTGGAAGCGCCGTCGCTCAACGGATAAAAGGTACCCCGGGGATAACAGGCTGATCTTCCCCAAGAGTCCATATCGACGGGATGGTTTGGCACCTCGATGTCGGCTCGTCGCATCCTGGGGCTGGAGTCGGTCCCAAGGGTTGGGCTGTTCGCCCATTAAAGCGGTACGCGAGCTGGGTTTAGAACGTCGTGAGACAGTTCGGTCCCTATCCGCTGTGCGCGTAGGAGTCTTGAGAAGGGCTGTCCCTAGTACGAGAGGACCGGGACGGACGAACCTCTGGTGTGCCAGTTGTTCTGCCAAGGGCATGGCTGGTTGGCTACGTTCGGGAGGGATAACCGCTGAAAGCATCTAAGCGGGAAGCCTGCTTCGAGATGAGGACTCCCACCCACTTGATGGGGTAAGGCTCCCAGTAGACGACTGGGTTGATAGGCCGGATATGGAAGCACGGTAACGTGTGGAGTTGACCGGTACTAATAGGCCGAGGGCTTGTCCTCAGTTGCTCGCGTCCACTGTGTTGGTTCTGAAACCACGAACAGTCCCATGCCATGGTCACGGTATGGTGCGGCTGACAGTTTCATAGTGTTTCGGTGGTTATAGCGTAGGGGAAACGCCCGGTTACATTCCGAACCCGGAAGCTAAGCCTTACAGCGCCGATGGTACTGCAGGGGGGACCCTGTGGGAGAGTAGGACGCCGCCGAACAAATATTGACAGGGTTGGACCCGTAACTTCGGTTACGGGTCCAACCCTTTTTTGTTCTCCGTCACTTGAAGTTCACGTTGCGCGATCAGCATCCACGGTATGGGTACTGCTGCAATGCTCAGGGCCGCCGGTGTCGGACTCGGTGACGAGGTCGTCGTGCCGGCCTTCGGGAACGTCGAGGTGGCCGAGGCCGTGGCCAAGGCCGGGGCGCTGCCGGTGTTCGCCGACATAGATCCGGTCTCCTACTGCCTCGACGCCTCCGCTGTGGAAGCGGCGGTAACTCCCCGGACCGCGGCCGTGGTGGTCGTACACCGCTTCGGGCGGCTCGCCGACATTGGGCGGCTGCACGCGCTGGGAGCGCGGCACGGGCTGCTCGTGCTGGAGCAGGGGGAGTCCGAGGCGCCGTACGACGAGATAGCCCAGCGCAGGGAGCGGGCGGCCTATCTCCATGCGAAGTTGAGGGGTGTGCGCACGCCGGACGACGGCGACGGGCACACCTATCAGCAGTACGTCGTGCGGGTTCCGGGCAATGGGCGACCGGATCGGGACGCTTTCGCGCGGGCTGTGCGGGCCAAGGGAGTCGAATGCCGGGTGCCGGTGAAGACTCCGGTGCATCGACTGCCCGAATTCCGGCGGTGTGTTTCCCTCCCGGAGACGGAGCGGGCTTCCGACGAGACGCTCGCACTGCCTGTGGATGCCACCCTGACCAAGCGGGACATGCAGCGGATCGTGTCCGCCTGTAATGCCCTTGGAGGGCTTCTTCAGCCCGCCTTCTGAGGTGGTTGGGAGCACGGGTCTGTTCGGGGTATGATCTATTCCGTTGCCGCGCGGGAAGCCCTGCAACGCGACAGGCCCCTATAGCTCAGTCGGCAGAGCGTCTCCATGGTAAGGAGAAGGTCAACGGTTCGATTCCGTTTGGGGGCTCCAGCAGAAAAGGCCCCACCCTCACGGGTGGGGCCTTTTTCGTGTCCTAGTCCTTGTGGAGACCCGGGACGCGCATCGCCAGGATTGCCATGTCGTCGGACGGGGCGTCCGACGCGAAGCGTTCCACCGCGCGCATGATGCGGGCCGCGACCGCGCCGGCCGTGAGGCCCGTGCAGGTCGTGAGGACGTCGGCGAGACCGTCGTCGCCCAGCATGCGGGCGCCTTCACGGCGTTCCGTGACGCCGTCCGTGACGCACAGGAGGACATCGCCCGGGTCGAGGGTGACCGTCTGCTCGTAGAGCTCCAGGTCCTCGATGACGCCGAGGAGCGGCTGGGGTTCGGCTGCCGGCTCCACCGAGCCGTCCTGGCGCAGGCGCAGGGGGAGCGGGTGGCCGGCGCACACGACCTTCAGTTCGGCGCTGCCGTCCTCCTGGGGGCGCATCTCGCCGTAGAGGAGGGTGAGGAAGCGGCTGCGGGCGCCTTCGTCGAGGATGGCGGAGTTCAGGCGTTCCAGGACCGCCGGGCCGCTGAGGCCCTCGCGAGCCAGGAGGCGCAGGGCGTGGCGGGCCAGGCCCGTGACCGCCGCGGCGTTCGGGCCGGTACCGCAGACGTCGCCGATGGCGAAGCCGTAGGCGCCGTCGCGGATGGGGAAGACGTCGTAGAAGTCGCCGCCGACCTCGTTGCCCTCGCCGGCGGCGCGGTAGATGACCTCGACCTCGACTCCCTCGATCGTGGGAAGTTCCGGCGGGAGGAGGCTGCGCTGGAGGGACTGGCTGATGGCCGTGCGCTCGGAGTAGAGGCGGGCGTTGTCCAGGGCCAGGGCGGCTCGGCGGGACAGGTCCTCGGCGAGTTCCAGGATCTCCTGGCGGAAGTGTTCGTCGGTCGGCTTGCCGAGCGTCAGCATGCCGATGACGCGGTTGCGGGCGACCAGGGGGAGGACGACCGTCTCACCGCCCACCGCGGATGCCGTGGCGAGGGTCGGGCCGATGCCGGGGGTGACCTGGTGGGTCGGGCCGCCGCTGAGGCCGAGGCTGCGCATGGAGCTGCGCAGGGCCGCCTGGTGGGCCACCTCGGCGGGGGCCGTCCAGACGCGAGCACCCGGGGTGGGGACCGGGTCGGGCGGGGGGACCTTCGACAGCAGGGACTTGATGCCGTCGATGAGTTCCTCGTCCTCGTGCAGGACGTACGACAGGTACGGCTCGGAGGCCTGGTGGGCGATCGTGTAGACGGCGCACCAGGTGGCGAGGGTCGGGACCGTCATCTGGGCCATCAGGGCCAGGGTCTGGTCGCGGTCCAGGGTGCCGGCGAGCAGGTCGGAGGCCTCGACGAGGAAGTTCAGGGAGCCGCGGCGCAGGCGTTCCAGTTCGCCGAGGCGGGCCGATTCGACGGCGAGTGCGATGCGGTCGGCGGCGAACTGGAGGCGCAGGGCCTCCTCGTTGGAGTATCTGCCGGGTGCCTCGGCGGCGACGCCGAGGGAGCCGGTGAGGCGGCCCTCGACCTTCAGCGGGACCGTGACGACCGAGCGCATGCCGGTGCCGTTCAGCAGCGGCACCGCGCCGGGGACCGCCGTCAGGTCGTCGTGGACGGCCGGCATACGGGCCGAGCCGTAGCGGCCGGAGCCCGCCTCGACGGGGACGCGGGCGAAGCGCTGGCGGGCGGAGGGCAGGCCCGTGGAGGCGCGGACCTCCAGTTCTGTCTCGTCGTCGGTGGCCAGCAGGAGGAACGCGGAGTCGCCGTCGAGCATGTCGCGGGCGCGTTCGACCGTGCGCTGGAGGAGGCCGTCGAGGTCGTCCGGGGCGGGGTAGCCGATGAACACCTCGAAGGGGTCGGTGCTCTGGCCTTCGGAGGTGGTGGAGGTGTCGGAGGCGGGGACGCGCAGGGGCGTCTGGAGAACGGCCCGTTCGTGGTCGCGTACCAGGAGGCACACGGTTGACGGTTCGCCGCCGGTGTCGCGGACGCGCAGGTGGGAGGCGTAGACGGGGGTCACCCGGCCGTTGGCGGCGCGGATGCCGTAACTGCCTTCCCAGCGGGAGAGCTGGAGTGCCTCCGCGATGCCGGTGCTGGTGCCCGGAGTGTGCGGCCAGGCCGCGAGGTCGGTCAGGGGCTTGCCGGTGACCTGCTCGGCCGGGTAGCCGAAGAGGTCCTCGGCGTCCTCGTTCCAGGCGGTGATGTGGCCGGTGCGGTCGATCTGGATGACGGCCACGCGGACCCGGCCGTCGGCGAGGGGAAGGAGGTTGGCGGGGAGGGCGGGGCCGGCCGCGCGGGTGCCCACCGCCCGGGCCGGGAGGTCGAGTTGGAACCAGACGGTCTTGTGGGTGGGGGTGTACTCGACGCCCCAGCGGCCGGCGAGGGCCGCGCACAGCTGGAGGCCGCGTCCGCCCTCGCGGTCGGGGCTGCCCATGTTGACGGCCGAGGCCTGGAGCGGGATCTCACGCTCGGGGTATCGGTCGGCGACCTCGATGCGTACGCCCTCGTCGCTGCGCAGGCAGAGCAGGTCGGCGGAGGTGCCGGCGTGGACCACGGCGTTGGTCACCAGTTCGCTGGTGAGAACGACGGCGTCGTCGACGATGTCGGCGAAGCCCCAGCCCTGGAGGGTGTCGCGGACGAAGGAGCGGGCGCTCGCGACAGATCGCCCGACGGGCTCGAAACTGGCGGCCGCGCGCGCGGTGATCACAGAACTCCTCGACCGGTTCTCGACGTGCTGGGCTGCGTGGCCGACCGGCTCGCGCCGCTGTTGCGGCAGGCCGCCCGTCGGCCGGGGGTCCGGGGGCTGTCCCCCCGGGATCAGTCCGGTGGTCATGTGTGCGGCCGCCCCTCCGATGCCCGCTCGTCTTCGTGCCACCGCCCAGGCCGGACGGACCGGCGCGGCTGGACAGCCGGATGCAAGGTTACTTACCTTCGCGGTCCATGCGGATGCCGGTCTGCAGTGTTTCCGTCCGGAGGGTGTGCGGACGATGTGCGAAGCTGCCGAACTGTTATGGCCTGGTTCGGCCAGGGTGAAACACTGGGCAAGCTTCTTGTGAAAGTCCGGGCAGGCTGAGTGTCTTCTGCGTACGGGGGGCAGCAGCCCCCTGGGAAACGGCCTGGTATGCAGGGCGGAGAATACGCAGTAGTAACCGGTACGCCGAGCGTGGTACCTCAGCACAGCAGTGACGGTCGACCCCTGCGGGAGGGACACAGTGGAGTCTGGCGCAGCGACGCGTGGCAAGAAGACGCGCGCGAAAGGCGGACAGTCCCCAAGCAATCAGGGCAAAGTGCGCAGCGGCACGACTGAAGTGGACACGGCAGCCCTGAACCGGCTGATGGTTGCCCTGGTGGCGATGCGGGACGGCAACTTCCGCAAGCGGCTCACGGTGTCCGGGGACGGCGTGATGGCCGAGATCGCGGCGGTTTTCAACGAAGTGGCCGACCGCAATCTGCATCTGACGGGTGAGCTCTCGCGGGTGCGGCGGATGGTGGGCCGGGAGGGCAAGCTCACCGAGCGGCTGGAGACGGGGGCCTGCGAGGGCTCCTGGGCGACCGCGATCGACAACTCGAACGCCCTGGTGGACGACCTGGTGCGGCCGGTTTCCGAGGTCAGCCGGGTGCTGTCGGCGGTGGCCGAGGGTGATCTGTCGCCGCGTATGGAGTTGCGCACACAGGTGCCGGACGGCAACGGGCAGCCGCTGCGCGGCGAGTTCCTGAAGGTCGGGCGGACCGTCAACAATCTGGTCGACCAGCTGTCGACGTTCACCGACGAGGTCACGCGCGTGGCCAGTGAGGTGGGCACCGAGGGCAAGCTGGGCGGGCAGGCGCGTGTGCGCGGTATGTCGGGTTCGTGGCGGGATCTCACGGACTCCGTCAACACGATGGCGTACCGGCTCACCGCTCAGGTGCGGGATATCGCGCTGGTGACGACGGCGGTCGCCAAGGGTGATCTGTCCCGGAAGGTCACCGTTCAGGTGGCCGGCGAGATGCTGGAGCTGAAGAACACCGTCAACACGATGGTGGACCAGCTGTCGGCGTTCTCCTCCGAGGTGACGCGGGTGGCCCGTGAGGTGGGCACCGAAGGTGCGCTGGGCGGGCAGGCGCAGGTGCCCGGGGTGGACGGTGTGTGGAAGGAGCTCACCGACTCCGTCAACACCATGGCCGGGAACCTTACGGCCCAGGTGCGCGGGATCGCGGAGGTGACGACGGCGGTCGCCAACGGTGACCTGTCGCGGAAGGTGACCGTGCAGGCGCGGGGCGAGGTCGCGCAGCTCGCCGAGACGATCAACCAGATGACCGAGACGCTGCGGATCTTCGCGGACGAGGTCACGCGTGTGGCCAACGAGGTCGGGGCCGAGGGGCGGCTCGGCGGTCAGGCGAATGTGCCGGGTGCGGCGGGGACGTGGAAGGACCTCACCGATTCGGTGAACACGGTCTTCCGGAATCTGACCACTCAGGTGCGGGACATCGCCGCCGTGACGACGGCCGTGGCCAACGGTGATCTGTCGCAGAAGGTCACCGTGGACGTGGCCGGCGAGATGCTGGAGCTGAAGAACACCGTCAACACGATGGTCGACCAGCTCTCCGCGTTCGGTGCTGAAGTGACCCGTGTGGCCCGTGAGATCGGAGTCGAGGGCGAGCTGGGCGGTCAGGCGCAGGTGCCGGGTGTGGCCGGGACATGGAAGGACCTGACGGACTCCGTCAACACGGCGTTCCGGAACCTCACCGGGCAGGTGCGGAACATCGCGCAGGTGACGACGGCGGTGGCCAACGGTGACCTCTCGCAGAAGGTCACGGTCGACGTCTCAGGCGAGATGCTCAAGATGAAGAACACCGTGAACACCATGGTGGATCAGCTGTCGTCCTTCGCCGACCAGGTGACCCGGATGGCCCGGGACGTGGGCACGGAGGGCCGTCTCGGCGGTCAGGCCCAGGTGGACGGCGTGTCCGGCACGTGGAAGGAGCTCACCGACTCCGTCAACTCCATGGCCGGGAACCTCACCTCCCAGGTGCGCAACATCGCGCAGGTGACGACGGCGGTGGCCCGGGGTGATCTGTCGCAGAAGATCGACGTGGACGCGCGCGGCGAGATCCTGGAGCTGAAGAACACCATCAACACGATGGTCGACCAGCTCTCGGCCTTCGCCGACCAGGTGACCCGGGTCGCGCGCGAGGTGGGTACGGACGGCCGGCTGGGCGGACAGGCGCAGGTGCCCGGCGTCGCCGGTGTGTGGCGTGACCTCACCGATTCCGTGAACGGCATGGCCGGGAACCTCACCGCGCAGGTGCGCAACATCGCGCAGGTGGCGACCGCGGTGGCCCGGGGTGATCTGTCGCAGAAGATCGACGTGGACGCGCGCGGCGAGATCCTGGAGCTGAAGAACACCCTGAACACGATGGTGGACCAGCTGTCGTCGTTCGCCCAGGAGGTCACGCGTGTGGCCCGTGAGGTGGGTACGGAGGGCATCCTGGGCGGCCAGGCCGAGGTGCAGGGCGTCTCCGGTACCTGGAAGGACCTCACCCAGTCCGTGAACGGCATGGCGAACAACCTGACCATCCAGGTGCGCAACATCGCCGAGGTCACGACCGCGGTCGCCCGGGGTGACCTGTCGAAGAAGATCACCGTCGACGCCAAGGGCGAGATCCTCGAGCTCGTCACGACCGTCAACACGATGGTGGACCAGCTGTCGTCCTTCGCCGAGCAGGTGACCCGGGTGGCCCGTGAGGTGGGCACCGAGGGCATCCTGGGCGGGCAGGCGCACGTGCCGGGTGTCACGGGCATCTGGAAGGACCTGAGCGACAACGTCAACCTGATGGCCAAGAACCTGACCACACAGGTGCGGAACATCTCCCAGGTCTCCGCGGCGGTCGCCAACGGTGACCTGACGCGGCAGGTCACGATCGAGGCGCGCGGTGAGGTCGCGCAGCTCGCCGACACCATCAACACGATGGTGAAGACGCTGAGTTCGTTCGCCGAGCAGGTCACCAAGGTGGCCCGCGAGGTGGGCACGGACGGCATCCTCGGCGGGCAGGCGCACGTGCCGGGTGTGGCCGGCACGTGGAAGGACCTCACCGAGTCCGTGAACCAGATGGCGTCCAACCTGACCGGCCAGGTGCGCAACATCGCCATGGTGACCACGGCCATCGCCAAGGGTGACCTGACGAAGAAGATCGACATCGACGCGCGCGGCGAGATCCTGGAGCTGAAGACGACCATCAACACGATGGTCGACCAGCTGTCATCGTTCGCCGAGGAGGTCACCCGAGTCGCCCGCGAGGTGGGTACGGAGGGGCAGCTCGGCGGTCAGGCACGCGTACGTGACGTCGACGGCACCTGGCGGGACCTGACCGAGTCCGTGAACGAGATGGCCGGGAACCTGACCCGGCAGGTGCGTGCCATCGCGCGCGTGGCGACCGCGGTGACCCGCGGCGACCTGAACCTGAAGATCGACGTGGACGCGTCCGGGGAGATCCAGGAACTCCAGGACTACATCAACAAGATGATCGCCAACCTGCGCGACACCACGATCGCCAACAAGGAGCAGGACTGGCTCAAGGGCAACCTGGCCCGCATCTCGGCGCTGATGCAGGGCCGCCGCGACCTGGAGGACGTGGCCTCGCTGATCATGAGCGAGCTGACGCCGGTGGTTTCCGCGCAGCACGGCGCGTTCTTCGTGGCGATGCCGCTCGTCGACGGCGAGGACATGAACGCCGCGGACGAGGACCAGTACGAGCTGCGCATGCTTGGTTCGTACGGCTACTCGATGGGCTCCATGCCGACATCGTTCCAGCCGGGTGAGGCGCTGGTCGGCACGGCCGCCGAGGAGAAGCGCACGATCCTGGTGGAGAACGCGCCGAGCGGCTATCTGAAGATCTCCTCGGGGCTCGGTGAGGCGCCGCCCGCGCAGGTGATCGTGCTGCCGGTGCTGTTCGAGGGCAGCGTGCTCGGCGTCATCGAGCTGGCGTCCTTCACGCCGTTCACGCAGATTCAGAAGGACTTCCTCAACCAGATCGCCGAGATGATCGCGACGAGCGTCAACACGATCTCCGTCAACACCAAGACCGAGCTGCTGCTGGCGCAGTCGCAGGAGCTGACCGAGCAACTGCGTGAGCGTTCCGCTGAGTTGGAGCAGCGGCAGAAGGCCCTCCAGGCGTCCAACGCCGAGCTGGAGGAGAAGGCCGAGCTGCTGGCCCAGCAGAACCGCGACATCGAGGTGAAGAACACCGAGATCGAGGAGGCACGGCAGGTCCTGGAGGAGCGTGCCGAGCAGCTCGCTGTGTCGATGCGCTACAAGAGCGAGTTCCTCGCCAACATGTCGCACGAGCTGCGTACGCCGCTCAACTCGCTGCTGATCCTGGCCAAGCTGCTCGCCGACAACGCCGAGGGGAACCTCTCCCCGAAGCAGGTCGAGTTCGCCGAGACCATCCACGGGGCCGGCTCGGACCTGCTCCAGCTCATCAACGACATCCTCGACCTGTCGAAGGTCGAGGCGGGCAAGATGGACGTCTCCCCGACACGGATCGCGCTCGTCCAGCTCGTGGACTACGTGGAGGCCACGTTCCGCCCGCTGACCGCGGAGAAGGGTCTGGACCTGTCCGTGCGGGTCTCGCCGGAGCTGCCCGCGACGCTGCACACCGACGAGCAGCGGCTGCTGCAGGTGCTGCGCAACCTGCTGTCCAACGCGGTGAAGTTCACCGACTCCGGGTCGGTGGAGCTGGTCATCAGGCCGGCGCGGGACGACGTGCCGCAGAAGATCCGGGAGCAATTGCTGGAGACCGGGTCGCTGACCGACCCGGATGCCGAGTTGATCGCGTTCTCCGTGACCGACACCGGGATCGGCATCGCGTCCAGCAAGATGCGGGTGATCTTCGAGGCGTTCAAGCAGGCCGACGGCACGACCAGCCGCAAGTACGGCGGTACGGGTCTGGGGCTGTCCATCTCGCGGGAGATCGCCCAGCTGCTCGGCGGTGAGATCCACGCGCAGAGCGAGCCGGGCCGTGGCTCGACGTTCACGCTGTACCTGCCGTTGCACCCGAGCGAACTGCCGCCGCAGGGCTATCAGCAGCAGCTGCCGGCCCTGGAGCCCGGTGACCTGATGGTGTCGACGTCGGACCTGTCCGAGCTGTCCGAGGTCGAGGTCGAGACGCCGGCCGAGGTGAAGTCGTACAACGAGACGCAGAACGGGCCGGCCGCCCTGTTCCGGCGGCGGCGCAGGATGCCGGAGCTGGCGCCGCGCCCGGCGCAGCAGGAGCAGTGGACGCCGGCGGAGCAGGAGGCGGCGCCGAAGCCGCGACGCGGCATCCGTTTCGGCGGCCAGAAGGTCCTGATCGTCGACGACGACATCCGCAACGTCTTCGCGCTGACCAGCGTCCTGGAGCAGCACGGCCTGTCGGTGCTCTACGCCGAGAACGGCCGTGAGGGCATCGAGGTGCTGGAGCAGCACGACGACGTGGCGGTCGTCCTGATGGACATCATGATGCCCGAGATGGATGGGTACGCGACGACCACGGCGATCCGCAGGATGCCGCAGTTCGCCGGGCTGCCGATCATCGCGCTGACCGCGAAGGCGATGAAGGGCGACCGGGAGAAGGCGATCGAGTCGGGCGCCTCCGACTACGTCACGAAGCCGGTCGACCCCGATCACCTGCTCGCGGTGATGGATCAGTGGATGCGAGGGGAATGAGGGGAACGTTGGACCGTTACGCAACGTTGGCGGGAAGGTTCGGTGTTCACACGCAGTTGCGGACTCGGTGCGCGCATAGTCGTGTAGAAGTACGAGATCTGGGGAACCTTCTGGTCTCCTGCTGCGTTTCTGCTACGTGCACAGTGACATCGCGGTGACAGGGTGTGGCGACAGGCGGGGTGCGGCTACGATGACCGGCACAAGGACGGGCGGCGCAAGGGAGTCGTCCCCTGGGGCGGCACCCACCGGTGCACCCCCAGGACCTGCGGACAGGGGAGGCCCCACGCCGGGGCGAGGAGGGCGGGCCATGGTGCAGAAGGCCAAGATCCTCCTGGTCGATGACCGGCCGGAGAATCTGCTTGCGCTGGAGGCGATCCTCTCTGCGCTCGATCAGACGCTGGTGCGGGCATCGTCCGGGGAGGAAGCGCTCAAAGCGCTGCTCACGGACGACTTCGCGGTCATTCTGCTGGACGTCCAGATGCCGGGCATGGACGGCTTCGAAACAGCCGCGCACATCAAGCGGCGGGAGCGGACCCGGGACATCCCGATCATCTTCCTCACCGCGATCAACCACGGGCCGCACCACACCTTCCGGGGTTACGCGGCGGGCGCGGTCGACTACATCTCCAAGCCGTTCGACCCGTGGGTGCTGCGCGCGAAGGTCTCCGTCTTCGTCGAGCTGTACATGAAGAACTGCCAGCTGCGTGAGCAGGCGTCGCTGCTGCGGCTCCAGTTGGAGGGCAACGGCAAGGACGCCGACGGCGAGGCCAAGGAGTCGGCCGGGCTGCTCGCCGAGCTCTCGGCGCGGCTCGCGGCGGTCGAGGAGCAGGCCGAGGCGCTGACCAAGCAGCTCAACGACGACTCGACGGACGCGGCGGCGGTGGCCACGGCGGCTCATCTGGAGCGCAAGCTCACGGGGTTGCGGCGGGCGCTGGACGCGCTGGAGCCGGGCACCGGGAGCACATCGTCGGTGTCCTCGCAGAACTGACGCCCAGGCGGGCGTGGTTGCCCGCCCATGAGCGCGCGTCAGTTCCGTGCCTCTCCCGGAGCGACACGAACGGGTGAAGCCGTAGGCACACGTGTCCCTTGTCGTCTCCCCCGGTAACCTCACACCCATGGCCTCACGTCCCTCCGCAGCCAAGAAGCCGCCCGCGAAGAAGGCGGCCGGTTCGGCG
The genomic region above belongs to Streptomyces coeruleorubidus and contains:
- a CDS encoding DegT/DnrJ/EryC1/StrS family aminotransferase, with translation MLRAAGVGLGDEVVVPAFGNVEVAEAVAKAGALPVFADIDPVSYCLDASAVEAAVTPRTAAVVVVHRFGRLADIGRLHALGARHGLLVLEQGESEAPYDEIAQRRERAAYLHAKLRGVRTPDDGDGHTYQQYVVRVPGNGRPDRDAFARAVRAKGVECRVPVKTPVHRLPEFRRCVSLPETERASDETLALPVDATLTKRDMQRIVSACNALGGLLQPAF
- a CDS encoding SpoIIE family protein phosphatase yields the protein MTTGLIPGGQPPDPRPTGGLPQQRREPVGHAAQHVENRSRSSVITARAAASFEPVGRSVASARSFVRDTLQGWGFADIVDDAVVLTSELVTNAVVHAGTSADLLCLRSDEGVRIEVADRYPEREIPLQASAVNMGSPDREGGRGLQLCAALAGRWGVEYTPTHKTVWFQLDLPARAVGTRAAGPALPANLLPLADGRVRVAVIQIDRTGHITAWNEDAEDLFGYPAEQVTGKPLTDLAAWPHTPGTSTGIAEALQLSRWEGSYGIRAANGRVTPVYASHLRVRDTGGEPSTVCLLVRDHERAVLQTPLRVPASDTSTTSEGQSTDPFEVFIGYPAPDDLDGLLQRTVERARDMLDGDSAFLLLATDDETELEVRASTGLPSARQRFARVPVEAGSGRYGSARMPAVHDDLTAVPGAVPLLNGTGMRSVVTVPLKVEGRLTGSLGVAAEAPGRYSNEEALRLQFAADRIALAVESARLGELERLRRGSLNFLVEASDLLAGTLDRDQTLALMAQMTVPTLATWCAVYTIAHQASEPYLSYVLHEDEELIDGIKSLLSKVPPPDPVPTPGARVWTAPAEVAHQAALRSSMRSLGLSGGPTHQVTPGIGPTLATASAVGGETVVLPLVARNRVIGMLTLGKPTDEHFRQEILELAEDLSRRAALALDNARLYSERTAISQSLQRSLLPPELPTIEGVEVEVIYRAAGEGNEVGGDFYDVFPIRDGAYGFAIGDVCGTGPNAAAVTGLARHALRLLAREGLSGPAVLERLNSAILDEGARSRFLTLLYGEMRPQEDGSAELKVVCAGHPLPLRLRQDGSVEPAAEPQPLLGVIEDLELYEQTVTLDPGDVLLCVTDGVTERREGARMLGDDGLADVLTTCTGLTAGAVAARIMRAVERFASDAPSDDMAILAMRVPGLHKD